The Flavobacterium praedii genome window below encodes:
- a CDS encoding type II toxin-antitoxin system RelE/ParE family toxin translates to MDKQRTIIFYKDYFDEFFEKQREKVKAKIIWTLELIQELDRIPETHLKHIENTDGLFEIRIQQGSDIFRIFCFFDQGQLIILTNGFQKKTQKTPKKEIKKALKIKQDYENEK, encoded by the coding sequence AGCAACGAACAATCATTTTTTATAAAGATTACTTTGACGAATTCTTTGAAAAACAACGAGAAAAAGTCAAGGCGAAAATTATCTGGACGTTAGAACTAATTCAAGAATTGGATAGAATTCCTGAAACGCATCTTAAACACATTGAAAATACGGACGGGCTTTTTGAAATTAGAATTCAACAAGGAAGCGATATTTTTAGAATCTTTTGCTTTTTTGATCAAGGACAATTAATAATTCTAACAAACGGATTTCAAAAGAAAACGCAGAAGACTCCAAAAAAAGAAATTAAAAAGGCACTTAAAATCAAACAAGACTATGAAAACGAAAAATAA
- a CDS encoding helix-turn-helix domain-containing protein yields MKTKNNNIKTLDQFKDKHYGKIGTVERDELDAGYENFKIGAMIQEARLQKGLTQEELAEKAGTTKSYISKIENNIKEARFSTLQKIVELGLGGHLELSIKL; encoded by the coding sequence ATGAAAACGAAAAATAATAATATCAAAACACTCGACCAATTTAAAGATAAACATTACGGAAAAATTGGAACTGTAGAAAGGGACGAACTTGATGCTGGATATGAGAACTTTAAAATTGGCGCAATGATTCAAGAAGCTAGACTTCAAAAAGGTTTAACACAGGAAGAACTTGCTGAAAAAGCTGGAACTACAAAATCCTATATCTCTAAGATTGAAAACAACATTAAAGAAGCTAGATTTTCAACTCTGCAAAAAATTGTTGAACTTGGTTTAGGTGGACATTTGGAACTATCAATTAAACTTTAA
- a CDS encoding pseudouridine synthase, giving the protein MLEILYQDEYIIAINKPSGLLVHKSFYARDAKVYAIQELRNQIGGRHVFPIHRLDRKTSGVLLFALDKDVLKIMNDRFATREVEKKYLAILRGWSPEELTIDYDLTNDDDITQNAITYFHRLQSTEIELEFNNKPTSRYCLVEAIPETGRMHQLRKHFKHIFHPILGSRPHGCNKQNKLWLENYDLKGMMLHAHQLIFNHPITNEQLILNAKINEEFSRVGSILNLDLKKYQIARTEA; this is encoded by the coding sequence ATGTTAGAAATTCTTTACCAAGACGAATATATTATTGCAATTAATAAACCAAGTGGATTGTTGGTTCACAAATCATTTTATGCGCGCGATGCAAAAGTTTATGCTATTCAAGAACTGAGAAATCAAATAGGAGGGCGACATGTTTTTCCTATTCATCGGTTAGATCGCAAAACATCTGGTGTTTTGTTATTTGCATTAGATAAAGATGTTTTAAAAATCATGAATGATCGTTTTGCCACACGCGAAGTCGAAAAAAAATATTTAGCAATTTTACGTGGTTGGTCACCCGAAGAACTTACGATAGATTATGATTTAACCAATGATGATGACATTACACAAAATGCAATAACATATTTTCATCGTTTGCAAAGTACAGAAATTGAGTTAGAATTTAACAATAAACCAACGTCAAGATATTGTTTGGTAGAAGCGATTCCTGAAACTGGACGTATGCATCAATTACGAAAACATTTCAAACATATTTTTCATCCCATTTTAGGAAGTCGTCCACATGGTTGTAACAAACAAAATAAATTATGGTTGGAGAATTATGACCTGAAAGGAATGATGCTGCATGCACATCAGTTAATTTTTAATCATCCAATTACAAATGAGCAACTAATCTTGAATGCAAAGATTAATGAAGAGTTTAGTAGAGTTGGTTCTATTCTTAATCTAGATTTGAAAAAGTATCAAATCGCCAGGACTGAAGCCTGA
- a CDS encoding REP-associated tyrosine transposase — MKDDKQGFIIRDQSKAHFITATVVDWVDVFSRKTYKDCIIESLDFCIKNKGMILYGFVIMSNHIHLIIQSENSTLSDLIRDFKKFTAKTILNKIETEPESRADWMLKRFEFACKSHSRNEKHQFWQYGNHPEEIFSEKFFWSKLDYMHLNPVRAGIVAKASHYVYSSASNYVEDNGIIAITKVDNPVIDVLKSQSISTIYSW, encoded by the coding sequence ATGAAAGATGATAAACAAGGATTCATAATTCGAGATCAATCCAAAGCCCATTTTATAACAGCAACGGTTGTGGATTGGGTTGATGTTTTTTCTAGAAAAACCTATAAAGATTGTATCATCGAAAGTCTTGATTTTTGTATAAAAAATAAAGGAATGATTTTGTATGGATTTGTAATTATGTCCAATCACATTCATTTAATCATTCAGTCAGAAAACAGTACGTTATCCGATTTGATACGGGATTTTAAGAAGTTTACGGCAAAGACCATTTTGAATAAAATAGAAACTGAGCCAGAAAGCAGGGCTGATTGGATGCTGAAACGTTTTGAATTTGCTTGTAAAAGTCATAGTCGAAATGAAAAACATCAGTTTTGGCAATATGGAAATCATCCAGAAGAAATTTTTTCAGAAAAGTTCTTTTGGTCGAAATTGGATTATATGCATTTGAATCCTGTTCGAGCAGGAATTGTTGCCAAAGCTTCTCATTATGTTTATTCCAGTGCTTCCAATTATGTGGAAGATAATGGAATTATAGCAATTACAAAAGTTGATAATCCAGTAATAGACGTTTTAAAATCACAATCGATTAGCACTATTTATAGTTGGTAA
- a CDS encoding YifB family Mg chelatase-like AAA ATPase, whose amino-acid sequence MLIKVYGSAVFGVEATTITVEVNIDKGVGYHLVGLPDNAIKESSYRIAAALKNNGYNLPVKKITINMAPADLRKEGSAYDLTLAIGILAASGQIKSDEVDKYIIMGELSLDGSLQPIKGVLPIAIKAKEEGFKGFFLPKQNVKEAAIVAGLDVYGVENVLEVINFFEGKGTIEPTVINTRDEFYKTLDFPEFDFSEVRGQESIKRCMEIAAAGGHNIILIGPPGSGKTMIAKRLPSILPPMTLREALETTKIHSVAGKVKDVGLMNQRPFRSPHHTASSVALVGGGSYPQPGEISLAHNGVLFLDELPEFKREVLEVMRQPLEDREVTISRAKFTITYPSSFMLVASMNPSPSGFFNDPDSPNTSSPHEMTRYLSKISGPLLDRIDIHIEVTPVPFDKLTEKRNGESSVEIRKRVTAAREIQSKRFEEMEHIHYNAQMNSKQIRVHCELDDASLQLLKTAMERLNLSARAFDRILKVARTIADLEGVEVVGSGHIAEAIQYRSLDRDGWLG is encoded by the coding sequence ATGCTAATCAAAGTTTACGGAAGTGCAGTTTTTGGAGTGGAAGCAACAACTATTACTGTTGAAGTCAATATTGATAAAGGTGTAGGCTACCACTTGGTGGGTTTGCCGGATAATGCTATAAAAGAAAGCAGTTACCGAATTGCGGCTGCCTTAAAAAATAATGGTTACAATCTTCCGGTAAAAAAAATAACCATCAACATGGCTCCTGCCGATTTACGAAAGGAAGGTTCTGCTTATGATTTGACACTTGCCATAGGAATTCTTGCCGCATCGGGACAAATCAAATCCGATGAAGTCGATAAATACATCATCATGGGTGAACTTTCGCTCGATGGAAGTTTACAACCTATAAAAGGAGTACTTCCAATTGCCATTAAAGCCAAAGAAGAAGGTTTTAAAGGTTTTTTTCTGCCCAAACAGAACGTAAAAGAAGCTGCCATTGTCGCTGGTCTTGACGTTTATGGAGTGGAAAATGTATTGGAAGTCATTAATTTTTTTGAAGGAAAAGGAACAATTGAACCTACGGTTATTAATACACGGGATGAATTCTACAAAACCTTAGATTTTCCAGAATTTGACTTTTCTGAGGTTCGCGGACAAGAATCCATAAAACGTTGCATGGAAATAGCGGCCGCTGGTGGACATAATATCATATTAATTGGTCCGCCAGGTTCAGGAAAGACAATGATTGCCAAAAGATTGCCAAGTATTTTGCCTCCAATGACTTTGAGAGAAGCTTTGGAAACAACCAAAATACACAGTGTTGCCGGAAAAGTTAAGGATGTGGGATTAATGAACCAACGGCCGTTTCGTAGTCCGCATCATACCGCATCGAGTGTGGCGCTTGTAGGCGGGGGAAGCTATCCCCAACCTGGCGAAATTTCGTTGGCGCACAATGGAGTTTTGTTTTTGGATGAATTGCCCGAATTCAAACGAGAAGTGCTGGAAGTAATGCGGCAACCATTGGAAGATAGGGAAGTAACCATTTCGAGAGCAAAGTTTACAATAACGTATCCCTCTTCATTTATGTTGGTAGCGAGTATGAACCCGAGCCCAAGCGGATTTTTTAATGATCCAGATTCTCCTAATACTTCATCTCCTCATGAAATGACCCGCTATTTGAGTAAAATTTCTGGACCTTTGTTGGACAGAATTGATATTCATATTGAAGTAACGCCAGTACCTTTTGACAAATTAACCGAGAAAAGAAATGGGGAAAGTAGTGTAGAAATTAGAAAACGAGTTACAGCCGCCCGTGAGATTCAGTCTAAGAGATTCGAAGAAATGGAGCACATTCATTACAATGCACAAATGAATTCGAAACAAATACGAGTGCATTGCGAATTGGATGACGCTTCGTTACAACTGTTGAAAACTGCCATGGAAAGATTGAACCTTTCGGCCCGAGCTTTTGATAGAATCCTGAAAGTTGCTAGAACTATAGCCGATTTGGAGGGAGTAGAAGTGGTTGGTTCTGGGCATATTGCCGAAGCCATTCAATATCGAAGTTTGGATCGTGATGGTTGGTTGGGGTAG